Part of the Atribacterota bacterium genome, TCTTTTTGACCAGGTGCAATTCATCTATGAGCTGGCCCTGGCCCAGCTTGAACTCACCATGTTGGGGGTGAAATTCACCCTCGAAGACGGACTTCGGGAATTCAGACTGGTGGAAGCGGAAGACATCCCCAAAGCAGGAAGGAGACTCGCCTATTTTGCCCGGATTGCTGGGACGCCGACGGTGTATTCCCGGATTATCGGGAAAAATCGCACCCGCTCGGTCAACCAGTACCTCACCCACTGGATTTACCCCTATAAGGGGAAGTTCCATCCCCAGATGGTTCGGGCCCTTTGCAATATTATCGGACTGAACCCGGGTGACACCGTCCTTGACCCCTTTGTGGGGAGTGGTACCACTGCCTTAGAAGCGCAACTTTTGGGGGTGCACTGCATTGGAATTGATGTTTCTCCCCTAAGTGTCTTACAGACCAGGGTGAAGACCGAATCGGTTTTTGTCTTACCGGACATTCTCCAGTGGAGGGAAAGGGTGGAATCCCTGCTACCCCAAAGAGGAAAAACGGGGGGTCTTGACCTCTCCTTCATTCCGGAAGAACGGGTGAGGAACTTCTACCTCATGGCTCAACTGGTCGCTACCAGCGACCACACCCGGCGCAGAAGAGATTTTCCCCGCGCTTTCTTGCAAAACCTCCAGCGGATGGTGGGGTCAGTTTCGGACTATGCGGAACTCGTCCGGGATTTACCCCTCGAGCTCGGTCGGGTCGATATTCGGGTGGGGGATGCGCGGAACCTGCCGCTTCTAGACGAAAGCGTGGATGGCATCATCACCTCGCCCCCCTATTCCATCGCTCTTGATTACGTGGTCAACGACGCCCACGCCTTCCGGGAAATGGGCTATGACCCCCTTCTCCTTCGGGAATCCTTCATCGGGGTCCGGGGCAAGGGGAGGGAAAAAATTGCCCTCTACAACGAAGA contains:
- a CDS encoding DNA methyltransferase translates to MECRNQKEKGLWQEELVLFDQVQFIYELALAQLELTMLGVKFTLEDGLREFRLVEAEDIPKAGRRLAYFARIAGTPTVYSRIIGKNRTRSVNQYLTHWIYPYKGKFHPQMVRALCNIIGLNPGDTVLDPFVGSGTTALEAQLLGVHCIGIDVSPLSVLQTRVKTESVFVLPDILQWRERVESLLPQRGKTGGLDLSFIPEERVRNFYLMAQLVATSDHTRRRRDFPRAFLQNLQRMVGSVSDYAELVRDLPLELGRVDIRVGDARNLPLLDESVDGIITSPPYSIALDYVVNDAHAFREMGYDPLLLRESFIGVRGKGREKIALYNEDLKQSIREMARVLKPGKQAVIVLGNATHMGGEIPTVTFFTDCAQTMGFRLCHNLKKIIFGLYNVMQRENILIFQKG